Within the Onychostoma macrolepis isolate SWU-2019 chromosome 14, ASM1243209v1, whole genome shotgun sequence genome, the region ctgttaagTTTTTAATAAGAGGGTTTAGTGTAATGTCATGTGTCTCATTCATGTTCGTTTTAGACGTGATTTAACACTctaaaatcatttataatgtcaATACAATCTACATTAAGGAATGCAAATcttaaattacacattttagaagATGTTAACAAAACGCTGTTGTTCGAGTAAACACTTTTCATTAAAAGaaactattttgttttgtcGTCAACATATTTCCAGCACGTTTTTGTACCATCTTTgctcataaaataaaacactttatctATCAAAATGTTCTCAGTCAGTTGTTTTGATTCGAGAACTGTTCTGACAGATTCAGTCCGCTTCGCAAACGAATCCTTTAGACGGATTTTGTGAACCGATTCACAGAATGATCCGAATCGTTCATGAATCGGACATCGCTAATCAGGCGCTACAAAACGCAAAATAAGCGCGAAAACACAAATAACTGCACGTGCAACAGAGCCCTAGACATAGCGCTCGTTAAAATCATTCAAAATCATGTCGCCAACAGCGCGAACCGGCTCAAGGAGGTGTGTTGTTGGATGTACGTGTTAGCATTAGCTACCTGATTGGTCCTGCTCGCTCCTGCATCTTCTCCACCGCCAGCGCCGCCGCCTGCCGCcgccgctgctgctgctgctgctgctcccGCATCGCCGGGCTTCTTCGACTGCTGCTGTCCCGACACTAAATCCTTGGCCCCGACGCTCTGCTGCTTGCTTTTTTTCCTCGCCATCGCTTTAGTCCGTATTATGCCCGTCGGCTGGTCTCCAGGTTCGGTGTAAAAACACAGTTTCGGTTCTTGGAGGCAGTCGCGTATGCTCCTGTTCTTTCACAAGGCAAGACAACAGTGAATATGGCGGAGggctggcacacacacacacactcacacacacacactcgagcAGGTTCAGGGGTCACACGCACTGATGGCAGACGGCTTCAGTAGGCTTGGGGAAAACCGAGGACTCCATGTTTACTGAGGGCAAGATTTCCAGGTGACAGTACAGTCGGTCAAACTACAGTAGCGCAGAATTGAGAGAGAAATATCAACATAGTAAACACGTGCAGctttaatacataataaatacactgtTTGATTGGAGGCAACGCCGGTAAAATGATACATTAGAATAAAATATCCCTTTTATGCGCCTATGTTgtgttttagaatattttacaaacatttcaatgattgtttttaattaatatttttacgttgcatttttaaacatatctGTAGCTAATACAAAACTGCAAGTTTATTAAAACAGTAAATCCACATGTAAATCTCTCAGATAAAAATATGGTTACTTTTTAATATCGGCTTCCATATCTTATATTTCTCTTGCTGTTTTCTTAcattatacataatttattatgGGTGATTGTATGTTAATAGGAGCACCTTAGTATTTTTCCATTCACTTTCTTCATTTATTAACATGATTAATACTATTGCCTGTTTATAAAGATATAGAATATAATATTGTGGTATTTTTATAACCTCGTATGACTTGTTATATACCCAAATAactatattttacataatactGTATTGCCTATATTATATCCCTTATATTAGTTTGGTACCTGATCTCatattgtcattattaaaaTTCACTCTCATTATTAATTGCTGAGAGTGAACTTTAATTATGTCAATATGATATCACAAATTTTGTGACTGTTAActttttcaataataaaaaaatgacacaaatactttggtttgtctttttatttttagagtgGAGAAATAAATGAATGGCTCATGATGAATATAGTGAATATTGAAAATGATAGATCAGACAAAGTGACAGTAgtaatacataaaacatttcagtCTATCGAAACACTAGGATTGTTAGCTGTTACTGTAGTATTTGGCAGTGATTAGGATTTAAGGAATTGAAATACATGCAGCAGTTCACAGTCCCATATGTTCTGTCCCATATGAGCACCAGTCATTGCTAAAGACCTGTACTGGAAATATATGACGTGATCAGTTCTCAAACAACTCGCCTCAATttgttaaacattattattatttttttatttatttatgagatATATCTGCAAGATTAAAACGCGCCCACAACAAGGCCATTTTTCTgatgcattattttataaaaacaggCAAAAAATTATCTCTAAAAATTAGCATATTCTCTtggtaaaacaaaaatatcaaattcattaatttgcaatataatccaaaatattgtattttcagaGATCTGCTTCATGGAGAGGTTTAAAGACACCTTGATATGTAAGTGAATTATGGTTTGGAGGCACATCTTTGTTTCGTTTGGTGAAATATGTTTCAGTCATGATTTAGATAATTAAAGGCAGTGAGGTCAGGAAAACAAGGTTTTGTATGGGTTGAGCACATGTAAATTGGATCTAGGTCACTCTGAGTTTTGAGATATATCACACAGAGGAACACACTTCTGCCACCGACTTCCTTTGGTAGCACCAGGTTTAGTTCCAATTACACATTCTTCTGTACTACATCTCCACATCATACTTTCAAAATCCAAAAATTCTTGTCAGTACTGAGTACCAAAAAATCCGTGGCTATAGGCTGGAATACTTCTGAAGAAACCGGTCATAGGCGTCATAAATTGCTTTCCTAGGGGTCAACAATAATGGATGGAATTGAAATgttaatgcatatttttcaaaCTGATGACCCATACAGTTCATTCACTTAATAACAAGCAATGTGCTATAATTTAACCAAATAATTAGCATTAATAATTGTGTTGGAAAGAAGTGTCTAATGCTcaccaaaactgtatttatttgatcaaaaatacagtaaaaacaataatacggtaaaatattattacaattagaaaaactgtttctgtttactacattttaaaattgtatttatttctgtgatgcaaagttgaattttcagcagccattacaaaacatttcaattcattattatcaatgaaaatagttgtactgcttaatatttctgtattaatatttctttttaatgcAATTACTATGAATCTgggctgtgtttcccaaaagcattgtaacCTTAAGTTGATCatagctccattggtttcaatgggtctGTGAtgtacaatgcttttgggaaacgcagccctgaactgaaaaaaaaacaaaaacaaacaaaaaaaacccataaaGAATAATGTTTTTAGTGCATATTATTAGTGtatattcaaatattctgaAACTTGTGAGAAGCCTGTTGTTATTCACTAATAAACTTGGCATGCCCACTAATCACATTCATAAGAGAAGCAGAGATTCataaatgaatcattcttttgaattgGACATTTTCAATTAATCTGTTGAGCTGGACATATGACTTTAGAAGACTTGGAGTACAGTGCATGAAACATGGACTACTTCTATAGTAAATTTATGatgcttctattttttttttttttttttttttaagtctgacTTACCGAAACAGTCCTTGTTTGAAGAGGTAGGCACTGACGTGGCCGCCATTGAGGTATCGGACCTCACAGCCAGGCCATATTTCCTGTAAGCTGCGAACTCCAGTGCGTGGAACATAAGCGTCTTCCTTTGCCTGGACTATAATGATCAGATTGGGATCTACAGGCACTGGAGACAAAGTATGTAAGAAAGAGAAAGGATCAAACACAGGAACCCAATCTAAACCatgttaacaaaacaaacagatcTGTACCTGAAAAATTAGCGATGTGTGTGCATTCGTCCATAACGCCCTTCATGAAGCAGAGAGACTCCTGCTGCAGCGAATGCCGTTGAGCAGCCCCGTAGGTGAATTTTTTAGCATGTAGCATGTCCAAATGAGGCCCGCTGCTGCTCACAGCGGACAGCATCTGGTCCAGcccgtctctctctcttcgGCCCATCAGTAGGGCTGAGTCTGAGGCGTGACCTCCAGTCCCAGGCTGAGAACAAGAGGAGCGCAGCCCCATCTGGTGGTCCCTTTCTGGCGAGTGGAGGTCAAGAAGGTCATGGGTAAGATCCAGGTCAGAGAGACTGTCAAAGCTGCCTGGGGCATTTTTTACAAATTCCTGGCCCATCCGGAAAGAGTCTGTCTGAAAATCATGGGTGTGTCAAAAATGTTGCACCTCCAACATGAGTCATGTGATACATTACGTAAGGAACACATCATATCTTCTTCTGTGATCTTTTGTGGTGTCCTTCATATAAAACCAAGCTAAACTACATCAAAACAGAATAAACTACCTACCCCACAATACTCCAGCATGTTGATGATTTCTTCCTCATAGACAGGGTGTGCGCAATACTGCTTTTCCAGTTCTCTCCAATTCACAGCTCGACTTAAAACACCCTGCAGAAAAGCAGAtcaatttttaataaacaaaacaaaacagaaaaaaggagATAATTTGTATTTTAGGTCAATCAACCTATAATACCTAAAATTATTAAACTGAGAAGATGAAATACTCCAAGGCActcatataataaaaataaaaagtctttAATTAAATGGGCTAAGTCACCTAGTTACCTAAAATTATTCCCTTTTATTTAAGGTCAACTGAATCAATCAATGAACAACTGTTAATTACCATGTTCTGACGCTGTTGATTCATTGACACAGGAATGAAGAAGTAAAGGTATTCACAGCTATGAAGTTCAGTAGCTAAGTGACTAATGCTGCCTTTAAGTCCTGGGAAATTCCTACATACCATGGTTATtacagttaactaaaacaacaacaaagaaaaaaaaaaaaattttgctagttaaaaaaaatagacgCTAACCagttgccaaggcagcattACTAATcagatgtactaaaataaagctgaaataattcatgtaattaatgaaataattaaaaccaAACTACTAGTACATAGaattaaaaaagacagaaacacaatacatttattaaaaatgtaaaaattaaaaaggaaataCTAAAACACATTCTTAACTGATAATATAACACTGCTAcatactttcactttcaatttttattttctgacaAATATACTGTAAGTACTGTAAGATAATGCCATAAAATGAAGGGCAAAAGCTATGCATTAGGTGTGTAATCGCTTACATTGTTGTGCTGCCACAGCATAACTAAAaaattatagttattgttcattaaaagaTAGCAAAATACATACACACTAAAAGCGTACAGacaattttcacatttaaaactcAATTTTGATAAATCTGAGCTAAAAAGAAGTTTGAGTTTCTCACTGGTAATTATGACTTTGTAGCATCTTATAAATATGACCAATCCGAAATTACTTGTAGGCAACATTAATACAACTTAAAtcttactgtggtaaaaacacTTGAAGCAGTCGTCCAGGATAAACAAGGTATGAGTGGAATTGGTTTGGACCAGTTTGTTACAGCTAATGATGCCATCTAGGATGAAAATGAACAATAGATATTGGATATGTTACACAGGATATGGAACAGGTTCTTCAGAACACTTTCGATTAGAAACAACATGAACTAAGTCAAATGTAAATGAGGACCACAGAACCTACATGTCCGCCCATAGAAATGCCAGTCATGCCTAGAGGCCAGAAACCCTCTCGCTCCAGCCAGTGTAACAGCGCAGCGGACTCCAGGATCAATGCTGCACCCATCACAAACAGGTCTGAGACGTTCTTCAGACTGGAGCGACTGcataaaaaacacaaatcaaataCATCGTAAACATGCACTGTTCATTCTAAAGACATGGACAACAATAGCTGCTGCAAGTAAACAAACACTCACAGTTGGTCTTTAGGTTTCCTGTATCCATGTACGGCTCAGAGTCAAGGAAGTGTCAGATAAGATCTAGTAATACTTGATACTAGGGTTTACATGGCAAACTAATATGTGATCTGTAGTTTAACATTTCTGAGGATATAATAAGGATTCTCCAACAGTAGAGATGCCATCCCTGATTCTTTAATCATTGGCCTGGCCATTAATGTTCGTCTTCTCCAGAAAaactgcaacacacacacacacacacacacacacacacacacacacacacacaaagagatgCATCAAATTCAGATAAAATCCTAGATGATACTGATAAGCCAATAATTGatcatttttcacaatattaaatatttgtctAAAGTAAACACGAAGacatcaaaaaaaacaaaaattaaataaaattctaGATGTGCTACAGCTGCATGTAGATATCActttataatgtacagtataaaaatggatattcattttgagaatTTCTGAAATTACTTTTAGCAGTGTTATTAAAtgattactgtttttaaaggtTAATGTAGAACAAAATAGgtataataaacattaactatTATTAAATAACCAATATTgactaaaatcaataaatttaaaaacaaattataatatcaGCTGAACCATATGATACTGATGCACGACTTTTCAGATGGTTTTGGAAACATTTGTACAGTAAAAGTGTATATTGCACAAACAATCCCAGTTTTCACACACTCACATGGTCTCCTGTTCCGGCCAGGTGAATACAGACTGGTTTGTGCCTTTTCCATTTCTTAGGTACAATAAACTGGAATCTAGTGGGAAAGTTTGaacaaaatgtcttcatttgaAAGAACTTTGAATACAAGCCACACAATAAGTCAAATTAATCCTTCACATTTGCATTCAGTGTTTGTGGGCAATTTGTTTTGGTTACCGGGCTTTGACGGACTCAGCTGGCAAGATGCCCGGGACAAAGTGCTCCAGCGGTGATATGAAATGACCATTGTGAATTTTGCAATCTGTGTGATCTTCTACCTTTGGGCACAGTGGTAACACACAGTTAATGGATCATAATGCAATTTTCAATTATGCTGCATaggtgtttatttaaaaaatcaaatgtagatttaaaaatgtatatttaaaaaatatatatatatatatatatatataatgtgtgtgtggatacattttcatatatatatagatacataCACAGATCTATCTTGTCATTAGATTTACCTTGTCAATAAATACAGGGTAGTCCCTCT harbors:
- the abhd18 gene encoding protein ABHD18 yields the protein MGVSRLDVLYRRLLLTKLFIQGWGKPEDLKRIFAFRKIIGNRERCKDLVQRDYPVFIDKVEDHTDCKIHNGHFISPLEHFVPGILPAESVKARFQFIVPKKWKRHKPVCIHLAGTGDHFFWRRRTLMARPMIKESGMASLLLENPYYGYRKPKDQLRSSLKNVSDLFVMGAALILESAALLHWLEREGFWPLGMTGISMGGHMASLAVTNWSKPIPLIPCLSWTTASSVFTTGVLSRAVNWRELEKQYCAHPVYEEEIINMLEYCGTDSFRMGQEFVKNAPGSFDSLSDLDLTHDLLDLHSPERDHQMGLRSSCSQPGTGGHASDSALLMGRRERDGLDQMLSAVSSSGPHLDMLHAKKFTYGAAQRHSLQQESLCFMKGVMDECTHIANFSVPVDPNLIIIVQAKEDAYVPRTGVRSLQEIWPGCEVRYLNGGHVSAYLFKQGLFRKAIYDAYDRFLQKYSSL